The window GGGCCGACAGGGTCATCAGATCGACCCCCAGCCGGTTCACGTCCAGGTCCAGCATCCCCCCCGCCTGGACCGCGTCGGTGTGGAAGGGGATCCCGCGGGCCCGGGCGATGCGGGCGATCTCGGCGATGGGCTGGATGGTGCCCACCTCGTTGTTGGCATACATCACGCTGATCAGGATGGTGTCCTTGCGGATCGCCCGCCCCACCTCATCGGGGTCCACCATGCCGTATTCATCCACCGGCAGGTAGGTGACCTCGAAGCCGAAGACCTCCTCCAGCTGGCGGGCGGTGTTGAGCACGGCATGATGCTCCACGGAGGAGACGATGAGATGATTGCCCCGGCCGGCCCGGCGCTGGGCGAACGCCACCCCCCGCAGGGCCAGGTTGTCGCTCTCGGTCCCCGACCCGGTGAACACAACCTCGGTAGGATGACAACCCAGGATCTCCGCGACCGTCCGGCGGCTCTCCTCCAGGGCCCTGGCCGCCGCCCGGCCGAAGCGATGGATGGACGCCGAGTTGCCGTAGATCTCGGTGAAATAGGGCTGCATCGCCTCCACCACCCGAGGATCCACCGGTGTGGTGGCGGAATGATCGAGATAGATCCACCGCGTTCCCATGGCCGCTCCCTCCTTCCGGGCCTCGATCCCGAAAAGGCCCAGCGGTGATGGGCTCCTGGATGAGAGAAGATCAGGAGGGCCCCCTTCTGGGCGCACGCCGAGAGGGAGCCCTTCCGAACCCAATCCATCCGAGGGACAAATCCGGGCTGCTATGTCATTTTAAATCTGTAGAGAAGGGGCAACAATCTTTCAGATGGAAGGGGAACCTGGCGCCCGGACCTGGCCTCCGCCGGCCTGCCCGGGGAGCGCTCAGCGGCCGGCAGTCGGGCGCGGTCCGGGCCCCTCATGGCGATAAGGCATGGGGATGTATTCCACCGAGGGCCGTCGCGGGGTGGCCTGGGGGAACATCTCCATCAGATGGTAAATCTCCTCCGGCAGACCCACCCGGACGGGCAGGCCCAGGGCCTGAGCTTCCCGCACCGAGATGGGGTAATCGTGGGTCCAGCGGCCGCTGCTCAGGGCCTCGGCGATGGCCGCCGCCCGCTCTTCCTCCATACCGTTGGCGGTGAGCAGCTCGATCACCGTGGAGCGGACCTGGGCCATCGCCTTGCGGGCGATGTCCGCCAGGATCAGCGTGTGATCCTCGATGTTGGCCAGGGGCTTGGTCTCCACGACCTTCAGGATAGAGGCCGCGGGATACTGACCCAGCTGGGGGTCCACCGGCCCCAGGACGGCGTTCTCATCCATCACGATCTCATCGGCGGCCAGGGCGATCAGGGTCCCGCCCGACATGGCATAGTGCGGGATGAAGACGGTGACCTTCGCCGGGTGCCGCACCAGGGCCTGGGCGATCTGCTCGGCGGCCAGGACCAGCCCGCCTGGTGTGTGGAGGATGAGATCGATGGGCATGTCGGGAGGGGTCAGGCGGATCGCCCGGAGCACCTGCTCGGAGTCCTCGATATCGATGTAGCGGGAGATCGGGAGAC is drawn from Thermoflexus hugenholtzii and contains these coding sequences:
- a CDS encoding cysteine desulfurase family protein, with the translated sequence MGTRWIYLDHSATTPVDPRVVEAMQPYFTEIYGNSASIHRFGRAAARALEESRRTVAEILGCHPTEVVFTGSGTESDNLALRGVAFAQRRAGRGNHLIVSSVEHHAVLNTARQLEEVFGFEVTYLPVDEYGMVDPDEVGRAIRKDTILISVMYANNEVGTIQPIAEIARIARARGIPFHTDAVQAGGMLDLDVNRLGVDLMTLSAHKFYGPKGVGVLYIRQGTPYLPVITGGGHERGRRAGTVNVAGIVGLATALRLAQESRESENARLRRLRDRLIQGILERVPEARLTGHPTERLPHHASFVFRGINGEELLLALDVEGIAASTGSACTSGRPEPSEVLLAMGLPHEWAVGSLRLTLGKSNTEEDIETVLEVLPRAVARLREMQAIAA
- a CDS encoding ATP-dependent Clp protease proteolytic subunit, whose amino-acid sequence is MSVFDLFWIFLIFSTMFPALQRRLLEEARTRLIRQIERRRGTRLITMIHRQETIGFFGLPISRYIDIEDSEQVLRAIRLTPPDMPIDLILHTPGGLVLAAEQIAQALVRHPAKVTVFIPHYAMSGGTLIALAADEIVMDENAVLGPVDPQLGQYPAASILKVVETKPLANIEDHTLILADIARKAMAQVRSTVIELLTANGMEEERAAAIAEALSSGRWTHDYPISVREAQALGLPVRVGLPEEIYHLMEMFPQATPRRPSVEYIPMPYRHEGPGPRPTAGR